ACATTGCTAAGGAGCATATTCAAGATGTTCTGGCTCAAAATAGGGTTCAGTAAACCGTTGTAGTTCGACATGTATGCAATGGTGGGCACCGTGGAGTCGTCTCCTAGCCAGATACCGCCAGGAACAGTCTCGACCCGCCGTGCAACCACAGTGTCTTGGAAGGCTTTGAAGCTGTCCGTGAAAGTGGCGTTCTCGGCGAGTAGTTGCCTTGCGAAGTCGGTTCCAGTCCCAGAGGTCGATCCGTTGCCAGAGTTGCCGGCGGCAGCGTTGAATACTGGTAGAAGAACGCTGGCGGCAGTGTTGAGGTCAAATCGTGAATTGGGCCCGAGGACTAGTTTCCATGTAAAATCTGTCAGACTGAACCCTTGCGTCTGATCAAGCGAGCGCTCTTCAGATGGAGCACAGCCACTTTGTGTTTGGCCTTTGATGAACAGGGTGACGAGGCCAGCGGCTGCAACGGGTAAGACAAACGCTGCAAGGTAGGGAATCCAATTTGTCTTCAAGATTGTCGTTCGTTTCCGGAAAAGTATAGCAGCCTGCCGCATGTATCCAATTTGCTGACCGCTCAGGAGTTGAAGTCCAGCTTGAGGAGTAGCGCCAACGTCGCCAGCTACACACTTCTCATTCAAGTCTGAACCTGAATCAGGAACAATCTCGCTCGCCTTGGAATCGTGGATTTCCTCCGCCAATTGAAGAAAGACGTCCTCGATGGTGGGCCCGGAGAAACGGTAGTCGTGAAAGTTGTTGGCTTCCAAAGTGCGAATCACCTGCGCGGCAAGTGAAGAAGATGGGGCGATATAGCTTATCAGGTCGAAGTGTATCTTCTTCTGAACCCCTTCGATGTCGGGTGTGTTGCCCATACCTGTCTCCTTGGTCACATGGACTCGGTAACCGCCACCCAGGCGATCTTTCAACTCAACCGAAGAGCCATCGGCACGTAGCGTGCCCTTGGAGAGAATAGCGATGTGGTCGGCCAGGAGATCAGCCTCGTCGAGAAAGTGTGTTGTGAGGATTATCGTCCGTCTTCCGCGCTCAGCTAGTAGAATATCCCAAATCTTGCGTCGCGACAGAGGGTCGATGCCACTCGAGACCTCATCGACACAGCAAACCGCGCTTCCTCCTGTAAGCATCATGCCCAGTTGAAGCTTGCGCTTCTGGCCACCTGAAAGCGATTTCGACACAGCTTTTGCCTTCGTCTCCAAATCAACAGACCTGATTAGGTCTTGAATTTCCTGCTTGCTTGCACCTTTGCCAGGGGACTTGAGCCTGTTGAATATCTCAATATGCTGCTCCACGGTCAGGTCATCCCACATGACATTCTTCTGCGGGGCAATTCCCAGTCCACCGGTACCGTCAATAGTGATGGTGCCGCCTGTGAGTTTGCTTGTGCCAGCAATAGAGTCCAACGTTGTGGACTTTCCGCTACCGTTCGCACCAAGCAAGCAGAGGATTTGTCCTCTGCGGACATCCAACGTTAGACCGTCGACTGCGCGAACGGACTCTCGTGGCTTTGAGATGAAGGAAAACAAACGTCGCATCGGAGAAGAGCTGTAGACCTTGGTGAAGCCTTGCAAGCGCACAGCCGGCTCGTCGGTGTTGGAATGAGTTTGAGCACGGTTGAACACAATTGTTCTGCCTTTGGTAGTAGTGCCGTGTAAGGAGGACTCGATGACAGCGCCGAGCAAAGGGTACACCAAAATCTGGATAATCAAGAAAACCCAGAGCATGATGCCGGAAATATCCCACGGGCTCTTGGGAGCGACCTTGGATAGGTCGGCTGGGAGGTCTTCTCGCTCCCAACGTGCCATCCAAGTAATGAAGTACACGTAGTTGCATGGCGTGAAGAGAAAGGCGAGAACACCAACGGCAGCGGTGCTGGGGTAGCTAATGGACTGTGCGAGGATTCCAAGAAGTATGATAGCGAGTACGGCCGCGATGCCACTGATCTGAGCCTTCTTGAAGAGTGAAGATGCCAGAATAGAGAGGGACGCCATGGCTATGCCGTTCAAGACATGATATACAAGCACGATGCCAACGTTGGTACGAGCAAAGACGCCGGCACGTAGCACCAATGATCCTATAATCCAGCCCGGAAGGTAGACGACGGTGAAAGCGGCGTGGTAGGAAATGATTCGGGCAGCCTGACTGAACCATCTGTGCTTGACGGGCATCATAGCATCCACGAGGCGGATCATGCCACTCTCGCGCTCGGTCGCAATGAAACCCGTAAGGTGATAGGTGATGAAGAGAACGCTGGTCATGAAAGCAACACCCATCCAGTTCGTGATGGCACTTTGATAATTAATCCTGACGCGGACGGCACGCTCTTCTTGAGTCAGGCTGGTGAAAGGATATTCGTCGACAGTGCCGGGCAGAGGGCCTTGCTGGACAGAAGTTGAGGCAGAACCGGAAGCGGCCTGGACGGAAGCAATTGCCTCATCGACGGCTCTCTGTAGTGGCAGCAGGTAGATCTGGGCATCATTTTTGTCCGAGTCGACGTCAATGACTATGCTTCGCAAGGCCCCGTCGCTGCGAAGGGTGTAGTTCCAGTAGTCTCCGGGTCCCTCTGAAGGCGATGACTGGAAGACAACGGCTCCGTAGCAATTGGAGACGCCGCGAAGGTTGGTAGGACAGTCGAGCGAAAGCTCAGTTGTGGACGTGCGGCGGAGAGCAGTCTTGCCAGCGCTTTCGACAGAAGCGGCGAGTTTATCAATGACCTCGTCGATGTCACCTCCAGAAAAGCCTCCATTCACAAATACGACTTTATGTCTCCCAGCGCTGGCGGCAGCATCGAGAGCGTTTGGGAGAGTGCGAATATGCCTCGGATCAGAAACACCATATACAGCGGGAGGAACAAAGAGATTCTTTGCAAAGCTGAAGAAGGTGGTCAGAGCTATGGGAAGAATAAAGGCGATGAAGATGGCGGAGATGGCGTGGCGAAATATGATTTTCCAGTTCTTCAGTGTGAGTGTCCATGTCTGGCGTAGGAACGCCATGTTTGGCGAGCGTCGGCCGATGGCCGCGTTCTACTTTCTGTTGCCTGCCAGTGTCGTCCGGAGGTTGGTATTGAGGGAGAAGGCCCAAGTCGACGATGAAGGCGGAAAGGTCAGCTGGTAGAGGAAAAGCAGGTTTGCAATATGAAATGTGCGCGATGTTAAGGATGTCGTTGAAAATTAGTCAAGTCCAGGGTGCCTAGACATGGGAGAAGGGCGAGAATCGGAGTCAGATCGACGGGGAAAGAAAACAAATGGCGATGCCGCTTTGTAATGAAAGTGGTCCCTTGAGGATTGAGACTGGGCGCAGACTCTTGGTCGGTAGAAGGAATACTCAACGACTCGATGCCTCTTGGTCACTACAGAGTCGGAGTAAGACGAATTGAAGGGTCCTGAGTAGGTCCAAAACTTCTTTTCCAGACACCTGAGATGAACATCGGAACGTCTCGAAGTGTGCGCAGACTCGGGATGAACGCGCCGGGCGCCACCCGGACAGGAAAGAAAGGCGTTTACTGAAGTCCGTACGTCTGCAGAGTAACCTAAGGTACGTTACGGGATGACAGGGGCGCGCGGCCTCCACAGCTCGCTTAACGCCTGGAGATTGAACGTGGAAGCAGCAGCCACCCAGCCAACAGCATGGAAGCTCCCCTGGGCCCGGGCAAACGTTGATTTGCGTTTCGGGCGCTGCCTTCTCCACCCAACCTAAAATGATAGGCCACACTGCTCGCCGTGCACCTTCCCGTAtaatcgtcgtcgtcactACCTCCAAAATGTTCAACCCCCAAGAATCACCAAGGAACCTTGGCACATGCTTACCCGAAATAGGTTACCCCACGGAAACTATTGTCGTAACTTCTACTCCGTACTATGTGTTCGTATAAAGTATCTAGGTAGCTTGTTCAGATCGGGAGATTTGGTAGAGTTGAACACGATAGACCTCGTACGATGCCGGCGGAAC
The window above is part of the Colletotrichum lupini chromosome 9, complete sequence genome. Proteins encoded here:
- a CDS encoding ABC transporter; translated protein: MAFLRQTWTLTLKNWKIIFRHAISAIFIAFILPIALTTFFSFAKNLFVPPAVYGVSDPRHIRTLPNALDAAASAGRHKVVFVNGGFSGGDIDEVIDKLAASVESAGKTALRRTSTTELSLDCPTNLRGVSNCYGAVVFQSSPSEGPGDYWNYTLRSDGALRSIVIDVDSDKNDAQIYLLPLQRAVDEAIASVQAASGSASTSVQQGPLPGTVDEYPFTSLTQEERAVRVRINYQSAITNWMGVAFMTSVLFITYHLTGFIATERESGMIRLVDAMMPVKHRWFSQAARIISYHAAFTVVYLPGWIIGSLVLRAGVFARTNVGIVLVYHVLNGIAMASLSILASSLFKKAQISGIAAVLAIILLGILAQSISYPSTAAVGVLAFLFTPCNYVYFITWMARWEREDLPADLSKVAPKSPWDISGIMLWVFLIIQILVYPLLGAVIESSLHGTTTKGRTIVFNRAQTHSNTDEPAVRLQGFTKVYSSSPMRRLFSFISKPRESVRAVDGLTLDVRRGQILCLLGANGSGKSTTLDSIAGTSKLTGGTITIDGTGGLGIAPQKNVMWDDLTVEQHIEIFNRLKSPGKGASKQEIQDLIRSVDLETKAKAVSKSLSGGQKRKLQLGMMLTGGSAVCCVDEVSSGIDPLSRRKIWDILLAERGRRTIILTTHFLDEADLLADHIAILSKGTLRADGSSVELKDRLGGGYRVHVTKETGMGNTPDIEGVQKKIHFDLISYIAPSSSLAAQVIRTLEANNFHDYRFSGPTIEDVFLQLAEEIHDSKASEIVPDSGSDLNEKCVAGDVGATPQAGLQLLSGQQIGYMRQAAILFRKRTTILKTNWIPYLAAFVLPVAAAGLVTLFIKGQTQSGCAPSEERSLDQTQGFSLTDFTWKLVLGPNSRFDLNTAASVLLPVFNAAAGNSGNGSTSGTGTDFARQLLAENATFTDSFKAFQDTVVARRVETVPGGIWLGDDSTVPTIAYMSNYNGLLNPILSQNILNMLLSNVTVMVAWAPFATPWQPNDGNSLQFLVYTGIALACYPGFFALYPSLERRRQVRALQYSNGVRVLPLWAAYLAFDFIIVLASTALVTIIWAVSSGIWYHIGYIFLVFMLYGLTAILLAYVISLWCKTQLSTYAWVAAGQAVLFLVYLIAYMCTITYSPVPKVDRNILVAHFVISAFAPIGSVVRAMFLVLNLFSTACDGRQLAAYPGGILQYGGPILYLVLQSILLFALLLWADSGSVGSSVRRLWQRKYDGPSDDGSVADEEVSNELKRVTTTSGSDDGLRVIHLTKTFGKNTAVDNVTFGLKRSQVFALLGPNGAGKSTTISLIRGDLKPSRNGGEILVEDQSVIHNLPAARSHLGVCPQHDALDLMTVREHLEFYARIRGVPDIHHNVNTVIHAVGLQAFSNRMAAALSGGNARKLSLGIALMGSPSVILLDEPSSGLDAAAKRIMWKTLAAIVPGRSLLLTTHSMEEADALADRAGILAKRMLALGTTDDLRHRFGDALHVHLISRTAPHTTPEETAQLRNWVISTFPGADVEEKTYHGQMRFSVPGKEVLEVFGGDKVGDITPADTHSSSAVGQLAVMLEEQKGALGINHFSVSPTTLDQVFLNIVGKNNIQEEGYKEPEKKPWWRFGR